A stretch of the Acidimicrobiia bacterium genome encodes the following:
- a CDS encoding aspartate--tRNA ligase: MPGGEGCSEKGRYPGHICGTLGDNDIDADVTLVGWVARRRDHGGLIFLDLRDSSGVVQIVVEPTSSAYGPADRARPEWVLRVQGRVTRRPEGTDNPELITGCIEVRADQIEVLSEARTPPFIPENRVEVDEATRLRYRYIDLRRPKMQENLKLRSKVASAIRRAMESHGFVEVETPTLTRATPEGARDFLVPSRIDRGKFYALAQSPQLYKQLLMVSGIGRYYQIARCYRDEDPRADRQHEFTQVDLEMSFASEEDVIAVVEQAVSDAAEAAGWPRPRQPFPRFSWQEAMARFGTDKPDLRISQELVDLSSAFEGTSFSTFASVLSDGGSIVALRLPGAGAEASRSFLDGLVDRAKAFGAKGLVWVVASEGSLRSPVAKYWSDKEKAAVLELTGASDADLVLLVAGDSTKSRSVLGRMRTQLLEPETGRGRGWCWITEFPLVEWNENEGRLDPLHHPFCAPHADDVHLLDKGSDFVRELGPERLRARAFDLVLDGWELGSGSVRIHDRTLQSKVLSLLGIAPEEAEERFGYLLEAFEFGAPPHAGFAIGLDRLVAVFAGEESIREVIAFPKTQTGHELMLSTPAPVEKERLDELGISIKPPARR; encoded by the coding sequence ATGCCAGGGGGTGAAGGCTGTTCGGAAAAGGGTAGGTATCCGGGCCATATTTGCGGCACCCTAGGGGACAATGACATCGACGCCGATGTGACGCTTGTTGGATGGGTGGCCCGTCGAAGAGACCATGGCGGCCTCATTTTCTTGGACCTTAGGGACTCGAGCGGAGTTGTACAGATAGTCGTCGAGCCTACAAGTTCTGCTTATGGTCCTGCTGATCGCGCTCGGCCCGAGTGGGTGCTGCGAGTACAAGGAAGGGTCACTAGAAGACCCGAGGGTACCGACAATCCCGAGCTGATTACCGGCTGTATCGAGGTGAGAGCCGACCAAATTGAAGTCCTCTCCGAGGCTCGCACTCCTCCGTTCATACCTGAAAACCGTGTAGAAGTCGATGAAGCAACCCGGCTTCGATACCGATACATCGACCTACGTCGCCCCAAGATGCAGGAGAACCTAAAGCTGCGCTCCAAGGTGGCGTCTGCGATACGACGGGCAATGGAATCCCATGGATTTGTCGAGGTGGAGACCCCGACTCTAACGCGGGCCACGCCCGAGGGGGCTAGAGACTTCTTAGTTCCTAGTCGGATAGATCGAGGAAAGTTCTACGCGCTAGCTCAGTCTCCCCAGCTTTACAAGCAACTGCTGATGGTCTCGGGAATCGGACGCTACTACCAGATTGCTCGCTGTTACCGAGACGAAGATCCACGGGCGGACCGCCAACACGAGTTTACGCAAGTAGATCTGGAGATGAGCTTTGCCTCCGAGGAAGACGTGATCGCTGTGGTGGAGCAAGCCGTGAGCGATGCAGCTGAGGCAGCGGGATGGCCAAGACCGCGCCAGCCATTTCCGCGTTTTAGTTGGCAGGAAGCAATGGCCCGCTTCGGCACGGACAAGCCCGATCTGAGGATTTCACAAGAGCTCGTGGACCTGAGTTCAGCTTTCGAAGGAACGAGCTTTTCTACTTTTGCCTCTGTACTATCTGACGGGGGGTCGATCGTGGCACTTCGGCTTCCAGGGGCTGGAGCTGAGGCTTCAAGGTCTTTCTTGGACGGTCTTGTAGATCGCGCAAAAGCGTTCGGCGCCAAAGGTCTGGTTTGGGTCGTCGCATCGGAGGGATCGCTTAGATCTCCGGTGGCCAAGTACTGGTCCGATAAAGAAAAGGCGGCTGTCTTAGAGCTCACGGGAGCCAGTGACGCAGACCTCGTTCTCTTGGTCGCTGGCGATTCCACGAAGAGCCGATCAGTCCTGGGAAGGATGCGCACTCAGCTTCTCGAGCCCGAAACAGGCCGAGGGAGAGGGTGGTGCTGGATAACCGAGTTTCCCCTAGTTGAGTGGAACGAGAACGAGGGGCGTCTGGATCCGCTTCACCATCCTTTTTGCGCTCCGCACGCCGACGATGTGCACCTATTGGACAAAGGATCCGATTTTGTGAGGGAACTAGGCCCTGAGAGACTAAGAGCTCGCGCCTTTGATCTCGTTTTAGACGGGTGGGAGCTTGGTTCTGGAAGTGTGAGAATCCATGACAGGACACTCCAGTCGAAAGTCCTCTCTCTTTTGGGGATTGCTCCGGAGGAAGCAGAGGAGCGGTTCGGCTATTTGCTCGAAGCTTTCGAGTTTGGAGCGCCGCCCCACGCCGGGTTTGCCATCGGCCTTGACAGGCTTGTCGCAGTCTTTGCCGGCGAAGAGTCGATCAGGGAAGTCATCGCGTTCCCCAAGACTCAGACAGGGCATGAGCTAATGTTATCTACACCAGCTCCGGTGGAAAAAGAGCGCCTGGACGAACTCGGTATATCGATCAAGCCCCCGGCTCGACGATGA
- a CDS encoding histidine--tRNA ligase, with protein MGRPVSEADCRFSAPKGVADLLPPRSALSRAATDYFGQLAPLWGYWPIETPLFEKTEVFERSVGGTSEIVTKQMYTFEDKSGDSITLRPEGTAGVVRAFIEHEIYKKEPLPWRVFYAGEMFRYERPQAGRYRQFKQVGVEAIGAEEPEADVEQIELCLTFLEGIGVVSPRLLLNSIGDKACRPRYLEALDGFLSSNDVSSKLCQECRLRIGRNPLRVLDCKRAECRRVTEFAPKSVEYLCGPCRVHFDAVQAGLQALGIEFVLESRLVRGLDYYVRTAFEVISEGLHAAQDAVAGGGRYDGLVESLGGPPTGAVGFAIGVERSLEATRWANILSIRQPRSGSKAESAASSGLLTPGYSEQKGPPRFRIRDSSPDVVVVGVDDSCRTAALALGSRLRREGIATVVSPVGKSLKARMKYADRAGAHITAVIGPEELTSQTVAIRLMGSTEAKIAKQRTVPSNRAVSEVLAILRSESSEGDGTVSTSAQREPK; from the coding sequence TTGGGGCGGCCGGTGTCCGAAGCAGATTGCAGATTTTCCGCCCCAAAGGGGGTTGCAGATCTTCTTCCGCCCCGTTCTGCGTTGTCGAGGGCAGCGACCGATTATTTTGGCCAATTGGCGCCACTCTGGGGCTACTGGCCAATAGAGACCCCTTTATTCGAGAAAACCGAGGTCTTCGAGCGTTCGGTGGGGGGCACGAGCGAAATTGTGACGAAGCAGATGTACACCTTTGAGGACAAGTCAGGTGATTCGATTACTCTTCGTCCCGAAGGGACGGCTGGAGTAGTTAGGGCGTTCATAGAGCATGAGATATACAAAAAAGAGCCACTTCCTTGGCGCGTTTTCTATGCGGGAGAGATGTTTCGCTATGAACGACCTCAGGCTGGTCGGTACAGGCAATTCAAGCAAGTGGGGGTTGAAGCTATCGGAGCCGAAGAGCCCGAGGCTGACGTAGAACAAATCGAGCTGTGCCTTACTTTCCTCGAGGGAATCGGGGTCGTAAGCCCCCGGCTATTGCTGAATTCAATAGGAGACAAAGCGTGTCGTCCCCGCTATCTGGAGGCACTCGATGGATTTTTGAGCTCCAATGATGTCTCTTCGAAGCTGTGCCAGGAATGCAGGCTCAGAATCGGACGGAATCCTTTGAGGGTTCTCGACTGCAAACGCGCTGAGTGCCGCAGGGTGACCGAGTTTGCCCCCAAGTCCGTCGAGTACCTGTGCGGGCCGTGTCGTGTCCACTTCGATGCGGTGCAGGCAGGTCTTCAAGCCTTGGGCATTGAATTTGTACTCGAGTCGCGTCTCGTGCGCGGTCTTGACTACTACGTTCGCACTGCATTCGAAGTCATTTCCGAAGGCTTGCACGCTGCTCAGGACGCGGTTGCCGGGGGTGGCCGATATGACGGCCTCGTCGAAAGCCTAGGTGGTCCACCTACTGGGGCAGTCGGCTTCGCTATAGGAGTAGAGCGCTCTCTGGAGGCGACTCGGTGGGCCAATATTTTGTCAATCCGACAACCGAGGTCTGGATCAAAGGCAGAATCGGCAGCTTCGAGTGGTCTTTTGACGCCAGGTTATTCAGAACAAAAAGGACCTCCTCGTTTTCGGATCCGAGATAGCTCGCCCGACGTCGTGGTGGTGGGCGTGGACGACAGCTGCCGGACGGCCGCTCTCGCTTTAGGTTCGCGGCTAAGGAGAGAAGGAATCGCTACCGTAGTCTCCCCGGTGGGAAAGTCACTAAAGGCGAGGATGAAGTACGCTGACCGCGCAGGTGCTCATATCACCGCTGTCATAGGTCCAGAGGAGCTCACTAGCCAAACGGTAGCTATAAGGCTGATGGGATCGACCGAGGCCAAAATTGCGAAACAGCGTACAGTTCCCTCGAATCGGGCTGTATCCGAGGTGCTGGCCATCTTGAGAAGCGAGAGCTCGGAGGGGGACGGCACTGTCTCGACAAGTGCGCAAAGGGAGCCCAAGTGA